One window from the genome of Nicotiana tomentosiformis chromosome 5, ASM39032v3, whole genome shotgun sequence encodes:
- the LOC138892931 gene encoding uncharacterized protein, which yields MQSNDEVQIDIDDNVKETQEEVNPFRDHIIDIPEPVVRKAKAPLPKPPPPYPQKLSKQNGENQFKKFIQMMKSLSINMSLVEALEQMPGYAKFMKDLVTKKRLINFETIKVTHQVSAIVHSMDPKLEDPNAFTIPYTIRSAEFAKALCDLGEMNYEVPIILERPFLATGKALCDVEAGELTF from the exons atgcaatcaaatgatgaagttcagattgatattgatgacaatgtgaaagagactcaagaggaggtgaacccgtttagggatcacattattgacataccagagCCGGTAGTGcgaaaggctaaggcaccattgcctaagcctccacctccttACCCTCAAAAGCTttccaagcaaaatggcgagaatcaattcaaaaagttcattcaaatgatgaagagtctctcaatcaatatgTCATTAgtggaagctttggaacaaatgcccggttatgcaaagtttatgaaggatttggtaacaaagaagcggttaataaattttgaaactatcaaagtcactcatcaagtgagtgcaattgtgcattcaatggatcctaaattggaagatcccaaTGCTTTCACAATTCCTTATACAAttagaagtgccgagtttgctaaagctctttgtgatcttggggaaa tgaaTTATGAGGTGCCGATCATTCTTgaaagacctttccttgctacggggaaggctctttgtgatgtggaagccggagaactcactttctga